Proteins encoded by one window of Emticicia oligotrophica DSM 17448:
- a CDS encoding DNA polymerase III subunit gamma/tau, with product MEKFVVSARKYRPITFDTVVGQSHITTTLQNAIRTNHLAQAFLFCGPRGVGKTTCARILAKTINCQNLTEDISPCNECESCKSFNNNASFNIHELDAASNNSVEDIRNLTDQVRFPPQSGKYKIYIIDEVHMLSQAAFNAFLKTLEEPPSYAIFILATTEKHKILPTILSRCQIFDFNRIQIKDIADHLANVATKENIKADYQALELIAQKADGGLRDALSMFDLNVTFSSGNGLTYQAVLDNLHILDYDYYFQMTDALAESKVSEAFLLFNEILEKGFDGHQFVVGLNEHFRNLMVSKDPQTVKLLQVAESIQQRYIEQSGKLSLGYIFSSLSIGSQLDINYKSAKNQRLHVEIGLMKLAQIQQVLNLSELPSSGEEKKNTNSAVRTETISEQKPIPAAVTQTTTSQAPPSYVPTVPVVGPKNISMPNIPSPTPGFQSARPSMASSKLRSTVDIESSVFNPKTNESVPNNNADTNLFNYNEPFTFEAAQQALFAFANESDLETLRVMLKRDFELNGTTFHLHLDNQIQMDTLTQIKQDLATFLRQRLRNVSIQITAEMLETISERRPYTAQEKFEYLANKNPALYELREKLGLELVF from the coding sequence ATGGAAAAATTTGTTGTTTCGGCCCGAAAATACCGTCCTATCACTTTTGATACAGTCGTAGGTCAGTCGCACATCACAACTACTTTACAAAACGCCATTCGAACCAATCATTTGGCTCAAGCTTTTTTGTTTTGTGGCCCACGTGGGGTAGGTAAAACAACTTGTGCTAGAATTTTGGCTAAAACCATAAATTGCCAAAATCTAACCGAAGATATTTCTCCTTGTAATGAGTGTGAATCTTGTAAGAGCTTCAACAACAATGCTTCTTTCAATATTCATGAGCTTGATGCGGCTTCGAATAACTCAGTAGAAGATATTCGTAATCTGACTGACCAAGTACGTTTTCCTCCTCAATCGGGCAAGTATAAAATATATATCATTGACGAGGTTCACATGCTCTCGCAGGCAGCTTTCAATGCTTTTTTGAAAACCCTCGAAGAGCCGCCAAGTTATGCTATTTTTATTTTAGCAACTACGGAAAAACACAAGATTCTACCCACTATTTTAAGTCGTTGTCAGATTTTTGATTTTAACCGTATTCAAATCAAAGACATTGCCGACCATTTGGCTAACGTAGCGACTAAAGAAAATATAAAAGCTGATTATCAGGCACTTGAGTTAATTGCTCAAAAAGCCGATGGTGGTTTACGTGATGCTCTTTCAATGTTTGATTTGAACGTAACGTTCTCTTCTGGAAATGGACTAACGTATCAAGCGGTCTTAGATAATTTACATATTCTTGATTACGATTATTATTTTCAAATGACCGATGCTTTGGCAGAAAGTAAGGTTTCGGAGGCGTTTTTATTATTCAATGAAATTTTGGAAAAAGGTTTCGATGGTCATCAATTTGTTGTTGGTCTGAATGAGCATTTTCGTAATTTGATGGTAAGTAAAGATCCACAAACCGTAAAACTTTTGCAAGTTGCTGAATCAATTCAACAACGATATATTGAGCAATCAGGGAAACTCTCGCTGGGTTATATCTTCTCATCATTGAGTATTGGTAGTCAGTTAGATATCAATTATAAATCGGCGAAAAACCAGCGTTTACATGTAGAAATTGGCTTGATGAAACTGGCACAGATTCAACAAGTTTTGAATTTGAGTGAACTTCCTAGTAGTGGGGAAGAAAAAAAAAATACTAATTCAGCTGTAAGAACGGAAACGATTTCTGAACAAAAACCGATTCCAGCGGCAGTTACACAAACAACTACTTCACAGGCTCCACCAAGTTATGTACCTACCGTACCAGTAGTTGGGCCTAAGAATATTTCGATGCCGAATATTCCGAGCCCTACACCGGGATTTCAGTCTGCTCGACCTTCGATGGCTTCTTCAAAGCTCCGCTCAACTGTTGATATCGAATCATCGGTTTTTAATCCAAAGACCAATGAGTCAGTTCCAAATAATAATGCCGATACTAATTTATTTAATTATAACGAACCGTTTACATTTGAAGCTGCCCAACAGGCTCTATTTGCTTTCGCTAATGAAAGCGATTTAGAAACTTTGCGGGTAATGCTTAAGCGAGATTTTGAGTTGAATGGTACTACTTTTCATTTGCATTTAGATAATCAAATTCAAATGGATACGCTTACACAAATCAAGCAGGACCTGGCTACTTTCTTGCGTCAGAGATTAAGAAATGTGTCGATACAAATTACAGCAGAAATGCTTGAAACAATCAGTGAGCGTAGGCCATATACCGCCCAAGAGAAGTTTGAATACTTAGCTAATAAAAATCCAGCCTTGTATGAATTGAGAGAAAAACTAGGTTTAGAACTAGTATTTTAA
- a CDS encoding M20/M25/M40 family metallo-hydrolase, with protein sequence MKRIAYYAAVLGIVCTHLVHAQSVDNLKKHISYLASDKLEGRGTGTEGGKTAAAYLEKQFKKIGLKPYGDKGSYLQEFPAKKGLPPNVSYVQATNVVGFLDNGSDKTIVIGAHYDHLGKGDQGSSLEANSAGLIHNGADDNASGTAGLIELAKFYAKNKIKEKHNFLFIGFSGEELGLIGSKYYADNATIDLKSVNCMINMDMIGRYRDDKGLTIGGWGTSSFWGKNMPQLALNQGVKYNVDSAGVGPSDHTSFYLKNLPVLFFFTGAHQEYHKPSDDANLINYEGELKVLELAKGIIEKIDESPKLDFIQVANNPHAGNARSSFKVTMGIIPDYAFDKGGVKVDGVTKGRPAEKAGLQTGDVILKLGDNTTNDVQEYMKALGKFEKGQTIDAEIKRGAEKIILKITF encoded by the coding sequence ATGAAAAGAATAGCTTACTATGCTGCTGTTTTAGGTATCGTTTGTACACATCTTGTGCATGCTCAAAGTGTTGATAATTTAAAAAAACATATTTCTTATTTAGCTTCTGATAAATTAGAAGGAAGAGGAACTGGCACCGAGGGAGGCAAAACAGCAGCCGCTTACTTAGAAAAACAATTCAAAAAAATAGGTTTGAAACCTTATGGTGATAAAGGGAGCTATTTACAAGAATTCCCTGCAAAAAAAGGGCTTCCCCCAAACGTAAGTTATGTACAAGCTACTAATGTGGTTGGCTTTTTAGATAATGGCTCAGATAAAACCATTGTGATTGGAGCCCACTATGACCACCTCGGCAAAGGCGACCAAGGGAGTTCGCTTGAAGCAAATTCGGCAGGTTTGATTCATAATGGGGCTGATGACAACGCTTCTGGAACAGCTGGATTGATTGAATTAGCGAAGTTTTATGCCAAAAACAAAATCAAAGAAAAACACAATTTCTTATTCATCGGATTTTCGGGTGAAGAATTGGGCTTAATTGGCTCAAAATATTATGCAGATAATGCCACAATTGACCTAAAGAGTGTCAACTGTATGATAAATATGGATATGATTGGCAGATACAGAGATGACAAAGGTTTAACAATCGGAGGCTGGGGTACAAGTAGTTTTTGGGGTAAAAATATGCCTCAATTAGCACTAAATCAAGGAGTTAAATACAATGTCGATTCTGCGGGTGTAGGGCCTTCAGACCATACTTCGTTTTACTTAAAAAATCTTCCTGTATTGTTTTTCTTTACAGGTGCTCACCAAGAATACCATAAGCCAAGCGATGATGCGAATTTAATCAATTATGAAGGCGAGCTAAAGGTTTTAGAACTAGCTAAAGGTATTATTGAGAAAATTGATGAATCACCCAAACTTGATTTTATACAAGTAGCTAATAATCCGCATGCTGGCAATGCACGCAGTAGTTTTAAAGTAACCATGGGTATTATTCCTGACTATGCTTTTGATAAAGGTGGTGTAAAAGTAGATGGCGTAACCAAAGGAAGACCAGCCGAAAAAGCGGGTTTACAAACAGGTGATGTTATCTTAAAATTGGGCGATAACACAACCAATGATGTACAAGAATACATGAAAGCACTAGGTAAATTTGAAAAAGGCCAAACGATTGATGCCGAAATCAAGCGTGGTGCAGAAAAAATTATACTGAAAATTACTTTCTAA
- a CDS encoding amidase, producing the protein MKKLILPVACLFSLTLGAFISKVAELPPLTVDVVNQAEKILGIDFTDAEADSMLNDLNDNRKDFEAMRKFPLDNSVSPALYFNPLPVGFEFDKNYQPFKASQIGTVKLPANRDDLAFYSVRELGELLRTKQISSLELTKFFLERLKKYDAQLHCVVSFTEDLALKQAAQADAEIKSGKYRGFLHGIPYGAKDLLAVKGYKTTWGSVPYKDQMIDKNATVIQRLEKAGAVLCAKLTLGELAMGDVWFGGKTLNPWDLKRGSSGSSAGSASAVSAGLLPFAIGSETLGSIVSPSTECGTTGLRPTFGRVPRTGAMALSWSMDKLGPICRTVEDCALVQNIIQGVDNQDFTCMNAPFNYDGTKGIKGMKIGYVKSDFERKYPNKTTDSLTLTMLKKLGAELVPIELPTLPSNEISFLLGVEAAAAFDELTRSGKDDLMVRQGKNAWPNAFRSARFVPAVEYLQANRHRTLLIQELDKTLKGLDVYITPSFSKNLTMTNLTGHPCVVLPNGFRSEGRPVSITFMGKLFGEAKLLQVAKAYQDATDFHKKDPKL; encoded by the coding sequence ATGAAAAAACTAATTTTACCCGTAGCCTGTTTATTTTCACTTACCTTAGGGGCTTTTATTTCTAAAGTAGCTGAGTTACCTCCACTTACTGTTGATGTGGTTAACCAAGCTGAAAAAATCTTAGGAATTGATTTTACTGACGCCGAAGCCGATTCGATGCTCAATGATTTGAACGATAATCGTAAGGATTTTGAGGCCATGAGAAAATTTCCTTTAGATAATAGTGTTTCTCCTGCACTTTATTTCAATCCATTGCCAGTTGGTTTTGAATTTGACAAAAATTATCAACCCTTTAAAGCTTCACAAATTGGTACCGTAAAGCTGCCAGCCAATCGCGATGATTTAGCTTTTTATTCAGTTAGAGAGTTAGGTGAATTATTGCGTACAAAACAAATTTCATCGCTTGAGTTGACAAAATTTTTCTTGGAAAGACTAAAGAAATATGATGCTCAATTGCACTGTGTAGTTTCATTTACTGAAGATTTAGCCTTGAAACAAGCAGCCCAAGCAGATGCAGAAATTAAGTCTGGAAAGTATAGAGGTTTTCTACACGGAATACCTTATGGAGCGAAAGATTTATTGGCGGTGAAGGGCTATAAAACTACTTGGGGTTCTGTACCTTACAAAGACCAAATGATTGATAAAAATGCCACCGTTATTCAGCGTTTAGAAAAAGCGGGTGCGGTATTGTGTGCGAAACTTACGCTTGGTGAATTGGCCATGGGTGATGTTTGGTTTGGTGGTAAAACACTAAATCCTTGGGACTTAAAACGTGGTTCGAGTGGTTCGTCAGCAGGTTCTGCTTCTGCTGTTTCGGCTGGATTATTACCATTTGCTATTGGAAGTGAAACACTTGGTTCGATTGTTTCGCCTTCTACTGAGTGTGGCACAACTGGTTTACGACCTACGTTCGGACGTGTACCTCGCACGGGTGCGATGGCTTTGAGTTGGAGTATGGATAAACTTGGGCCAATTTGTCGAACAGTTGAAGATTGTGCTCTTGTGCAAAATATTATTCAGGGTGTTGATAATCAGGATTTTACTTGTATGAACGCTCCTTTTAATTACGATGGCACAAAAGGTATTAAAGGAATGAAGATTGGGTATGTAAAAAGTGATTTCGAAAGAAAATATCCTAACAAAACTACCGATTCTTTAACCTTAACTATGCTGAAGAAACTTGGTGCCGAATTAGTTCCGATTGAACTGCCTACATTACCTTCAAATGAAATTAGCTTTTTATTAGGTGTTGAAGCTGCCGCAGCATTTGATGAACTTACTCGTTCGGGTAAAGATGATTTGATGGTACGTCAAGGTAAAAATGCTTGGCCAAATGCTTTCCGTTCTGCTCGTTTTGTACCTGCGGTTGAATATTTACAAGCAAACCGCCACCGTACTTTATTAATTCAAGAATTAGATAAAACGCTTAAAGGTCTTGATGTTTACATAACGCCTTCGTTTAGTAAAAACCTAACGATGACAAACCTAACTGGGCATCCATGTGTAGTTTTACCAAATGGTTTTCGCTCAGAAGGCCGTCCTGTAAGTATCACTTTTATGGGTAAACTATTCGGAGAGGCGAAGTTATTACAAGTGGCAAAAGCTTATCAAGATGCCACTGATTTTCATAAGAAAGATCCAAAATTATAA
- a CDS encoding acyl-CoA thioesterase: MYSFDYHYRVRYADIDQMGYMYYGNYAKLYEIGRVEALRSLGLRYRDLEETGIIMPVYENKSRFIAPAKYDDLVTIRVIIKEMPKVRIIFNYEIFDEQETLLHTGETTLVFVKTSNNRIATCPKEITDRLLPFF; the protein is encoded by the coding sequence ATGTATTCATTCGATTATCATTACCGAGTTCGCTATGCCGATATAGACCAAATGGGTTATATGTATTACGGAAATTACGCTAAACTCTATGAAATTGGTCGTGTTGAAGCCCTGCGTTCATTGGGTTTACGATACCGAGATTTGGAAGAAACAGGAATCATCATGCCCGTTTATGAAAATAAATCACGCTTCATTGCTCCTGCAAAATACGATGATTTGGTAACGATTCGGGTAATTATTAAAGAAATGCCTAAAGTGCGAATCATATTTAATTATGAAATATTTGATGAACAAGAAACACTTTTACATACGGGCGAAACTACTTTAGTTTTTGTCAAAACTTCAAACAATCGAATTGCAACCTGCCCGAAGGAAATTACGGATAGATTACTTCCATTTTTTTAG